The Budorcas taxicolor isolate Tak-1 chromosome 20, Takin1.1, whole genome shotgun sequence genome window below encodes:
- the CCNB1 gene encoding G2/mitotic-specific cyclin-B1, whose translation MALRITRNTKINAENKAKISMAGAKRVPVAGVATSKPGLRPRTALGDIGNKVSEQPQAKLPLKKEAKTLPAGKVTAKKVPKPLEKAPVPVPEPQPEPEPEPEPVKEEKLSPEPILVDTPSPSPMETSGCAPAEEYLCQAFSDVILAVSDVDAEDGADPNLCSEYVKDIYAYLRQLEEEQAVKPKYLMGREVTGNMRAILIDWLVQVQMKFRLLQETMYMTVSIIDRFMQDNCVPKKMLQLVGVTAMFVASKYEEMYPPEIGDFAFVTDNTYTKFQIRQMEMKILRALNFSLGRPLPLHFLRRASKIGEVDVELHTLAKYLMELTMLDYDMVHFPPSQIAAGAFCLALKILDNGEWTPTLQHYLSYTEESLLVVMQHLAKNVVMVNRGLSKHMTIKNKYATSKHAKISTLAQLNSALVQDLAKAVAKV comes from the exons ATGGCGCTCCGGATCACCAGG AACACAAAGATTAATGCTGAAAATAAGGCGAAGATCAGTATGGCAGGGGCCAAGCGCGTGCCTGTGGCCGGTGTTGCAACCTCTAAGCCCGGGCTGAGGCCCCGAACAGCTCTTGGAGACATCGGTAACAAAGTCAGTGAACAACCGCAGGCCAAACTGCCTCTGAAAAAG GAAGCAAAAACTTTACCTGCTGGAAAAGTTACTGCTAAAAAAGTACCAAAACCTCTGGAAAAGGCTCCTGTACCTGTGCCGGAGCCCCAGCCGGAGCCAGAGCCGGAACCCGAGCCTGTTAAGGAAGAGAAACTTTCCCCTGAGCCTATTTTG GTCGATACTCCGTCTCCAAGCCCCATGGAAACATCTGGCTGTGCCCCTGCAGAAGAATATCTGTGTCAGGCTTTCTCAGATGTAATTCTTGCAGTGAGTGATGTGGATGCAGAAGACGGAGCGGATCCAAACCTTTGTAGCGAATATGTAAAAGATATCTATGCTTATCTAAGACAACTTGAG GAAGAGCAAGCAGTGAAACCAAAATACCTAATGGGTCGTGAAGTCACTGGAAACATGAGAGCCATCCTGATTGACTGGCTAGTGCAAGTTCAAATGAAATTCAGGTTACTGCAGGAGACCATGTACATGACTGTTTCCATAATTGATCGGTTCATGCAG GATAACTGTGTGCCCAAGAAGATGCTGCAGCTGGTTGGAGTCACCGCCATGTTTGTTGCAAGCAAATATGAGGAAATGTACCCTCCAGAAATCGGTGACTTTGCCTTTGTGACTGACAACACCTACACCAAGTTTCAAATCAGACAGATGGAAATGAAGATTCTAAGAGCTTTAAATTTTAGTCTGGGTCGCCCTCTACCCCTGCATTTCCTTCGGAGAGCATCTAAGATTGGAGAG GTTGATGTTGAGCTACATACTCTGGCCAAATACTTGATGGAACTGACTATGCTGGACTACGATATGGTGCACTTTCCTCCTTCTCAGATTGCAGCAGGAGCTTTTTGCTTAGCACTGAAAATTCTTGATAATGGTGAATGG ACACCAACTCTACAGCATTACCTGTCATACACTGAAGAATCCCTGCTTGTTGTTATGCAACACCTGGCAAAGAATGTGGTCATGGTGAACCGTGGGCTTTCAAAGCACATG ACTATCAAGAACAAGTATGCCACATCTAAGCATGCTAAGATCAGCACTCTAGCACAGCTGAATTCTGCACTAGTTCAAGATTTAGCCAAGGCTGTGGCAAAGGTGTAA